Proteins encoded in a region of the Candidatus Moanabacter tarae genome:
- the uxuA_5 gene encoding Mannonate dehydratase, whose protein sequence is MYIGTQFNCRDDTDIQVLAQLGVEHVDQTPKESWMEWTTDTLKSLRDRFDKHGINLEMIHIPLGSNNAFQNEAGAIFLGPSEERDRQIDRMKEIVRMASEAGLRGLNYNITILGHMRTPSSTGRGGATLSTFQYDKLDQTKGEFEGGAADSDEMWERISHWLHEIIPVAEEYKIQMACHPSDPGIGYDTSYRGVERVLGMPNGFKKFIELYDSPYNGLNFCQGCMSEALANPSEEIFDVIRYFGERKKIFNVHFRNIKGGLNNFVEVFPDEGDVAMLKALRVYKEVGYEYMIMPDHVPKISGPEPHQVGFAFTYGYIHALLQAVNEK, encoded by the coding sequence ATGTATATCGGCACACAATTTAATTGCCGCGACGACACGGATATCCAGGTTCTGGCACAACTCGGTGTCGAACATGTCGACCAGACACCCAAAGAATCTTGGATGGAGTGGACCACAGATACTCTCAAAAGCCTGCGCGACAGATTCGACAAACATGGCATCAATCTAGAGATGATCCATATCCCCTTAGGATCGAATAATGCATTCCAAAATGAAGCGGGAGCCATATTTTTGGGGCCAAGCGAGGAACGGGACCGACAAATTGATCGTATGAAAGAGATTGTTCGCATGGCTTCGGAGGCCGGCCTGCGTGGGCTAAACTATAACATCACTATTCTCGGCCACATGCGAACTCCTTCATCCACGGGACGTGGAGGTGCTACTCTTTCTACATTTCAATACGACAAACTCGATCAAACAAAGGGTGAATTCGAAGGAGGTGCAGCCGACTCTGACGAAATGTGGGAAAGAATCAGTCATTGGCTCCATGAGATCATCCCGGTGGCGGAAGAATACAAAATCCAAATGGCGTGTCACCCTTCCGATCCCGGTATTGGATACGATACTTCTTACCGAGGGGTGGAACGTGTATTGGGCATGCCGAATGGATTCAAGAAATTCATCGAACTCTACGATAGCCCTTATAATGGACTAAATTTTTGTCAGGGTTGTATGTCGGAAGCTCTCGCAAACCCTTCGGAAGAGATTTTTGATGTCATCCGCTATTTCGGCGAACGGAAGAAGATTTTCAACGTCCATTTCCGTAACATTAAGGGCGGGCTAAACAACTTTGTGGAGGTTTTTCCAGACGAAGGAGATGTAGCTATGCTTAAAGCACTTCGCGTCTACAAGGAAGTTGGTTATGAGTACATGATCATGCCTGATCATGTGCCAAAAATATCCGGACCCGAGCCTCATCAGGTAGGTTTCGCTTTCACCTACGGCTACATTCATGCACTGCTCCAGGCGGTAAATGAGAAATGA